The following DNA comes from Castanea sativa cultivar Marrone di Chiusa Pesio chromosome 10, ASM4071231v1.
ATTCCTTGTGGAATTCTTATCATCCCTTCTACCATTTGCCTGTCTTTTTGTGGTTGCCTTGCTCTCCCCAGCCTCTCTTAAAACAAGATTGTCCAGAGCAGAGTGATAGTGTATAAGACGCCCTTTAGCTGCACAGGACTCCATTAAGCTTTGCTCAAGCTCTTGCCCACCAATGGCCTTGTCGCATATACGCGCAATGCGAAGCCCTAGATCCATCATGCAAAATCCAAGCTTTCTAAAAGTATTTCCAAGATTTTTAAATTCACTATCCTGAATTTCTCCCATTGTACCAACATCCAGATGTTCTTGTTCTGAACTCAATAAGGTATCTACACTATGACTTGGTTTACTTTGAACAGATTCCAGACCTTGCTCATATCTGAGTTGCATAGCAAAAGAGGAGACACTTCTATCCGGATCTTTCAAAGGAACATCACTCCCCAAGTTATGCTCCTGAAAAAAGGTGTTCAGAACAAATAGAAGTTAAGAACAATGAAATACTTGTTGATAATAATTACTTTAGAACAAAACATCCATCTGTGTGttgagagaaatatctaactAAACAAATTGCACACAGAAATGACAATGTAAAGCAATAGGAAGAAGTTATATGATGGTGTATGAGGCATCTCATGGAGGGCCCTAAACTCAATCTATTGCTAGAGAGAACCACAAAAATTTACACGCTAAAAAAGCATAAAATTGTTATGAAATGGGCCGATGATGTATATCAAGCACACAATTACaatcttgataaaaaaaaaaatcccttctACATGAGCAAGTTTCCTTCTTTTTCAAGGGCACATTAGttattttattactaaatttgacataaatgaaaaaaccatgatttattttaaaatataaaaataatgacatTGGCTAGATTTGAAATGAATCAGATGTTGGACTAAAGCCTTCTAATTTGCTAAATTCTTTCTAATCACATCAAATAAATGTGTGCCGAATCCCaatttccctttaaaaaaaaatttagaataagtAAGTATTTTAATACTAAAGCTAaaaagattaaataattatcatCAACCCAGGGGAAAAGACAATGATGACTCAAAATCTTTCAGGGGGTGTTTGGTTCGTTGTGTTGTGCCCTTGATGTGATACACATCACGATAATGTGACAttagtatttttggtttattttattttctctaacaTTACCATaatctaaattacaaaatatatcacatcatcTTAATCTCATCACCTTCCTAAACAACGTAATGTTGTATTCTTGTATTGAGTTTACATTAATTTAAGAATACAATACTATTAATATTACGGTATAATGTAACATCACAGCGGAAGGATAAAGAGTGCAGCCAATTTCTGTTTTGCAAGCTTGGCATATTTACCAATCCTACATGTAAATTTAGTCCATTGACATGATCTTTTGATAGTGGAAAAGGAAGACTAGGAAAGAcgatattattattgttattattattagtcaAAGTTGAATGGACAGAGATTCTTAGTCAATGAATAATCCCATTTTAGATGGTTCTAACAATACTTGTCCACCCACCATGTAAATTCAATCATAAAATGCAgagtttatataataaaatgaagAGCAATACTAATCTCTAAGCGTAAATCATTGCAATTTGTTTCCTTTACCAATACAATTCTAATCACTCTTCCTTTCTTTCACCATTAAATACCAGAAATGATCGAAATCCAATGTTCACTACAAGAATTGAAATAGACAAAATGgacactaatatatatatatatatattgaagaagaagaagaagggaagaCGTTGACCTTGAGGATGCGAAGACGGTGATCGGGAGAGAGAAGAGCGAGGTTGCGAGCCAGAGGGAGGAGATGGCGGCGGAGGGAGGTGGTGGGATTGGGGACGCCAGTGATTGAGAGCAGGCCTGGGCCAGTGGGCCCTAGGGCTTTCATTATCTCTCCGATTTGCCTGCTTTGGCTTAGTTGTTCTGAAACAAGCATTAGATCCGAATAATGGAGCTCATacaactcttcttcttctatcaACTCTGTTTCTTCATCCATTGAAAGAAACTCAGAATGAGAGACACACTGCAAATATTATTGTGGATTTTAAATAGGAAAGCagaatgtcaattttttttttatcagagtCAGAGTTCCATgtcaatcttttcttttttcgaaAAAtcacgcttttttttttttttttttataaatatggaAGTTcagtgtaaattttttttttaagtaaaaatcactacttataaatttatttacttcAATTTGTGGGCGAAATATCTTTTAATGATATGGAAAATTTGCTTTTCCTATTGATGAAATTATACTAGTGGAAGATATATTTTAAGGTACACTGACATGCAGTGAACATAAGAATCCCTCAACTGCCACCATTCTTACAATTCACCGTCTTGTGATACATTGTATCACATGCAATCACATTACACAAGACGAATTAGGTACAATCCTAGTCAAGACTCAAGAACCAGCTTGGATTGAGAGAGCAAAAACCAAAACCGCATTCTAAAttataagggacaaccccccccAAGCACTATTCTAAAAAATGAAAtcagaagaattttttttgacaaggaAATCAGAAGAATTTTGCCAAAGCCTATGGATCTTGAGAATGATATTGCCATGGTTGAGAGACACTCACTATCACATAGGAAGGATGATCTTTGAGTAATTTAATTCTTGATTATGGGTTTCAAATAAGCCTCCATCCTCAATCACATTGTCCCTTTCTTGgggaataagaaaaaaattcaattcacaTTATCAGTGTGCATTTGGCAAAGTGCAAATAAAGCCAGCTTTCGGCTTATTTCGGCAGGCCTCGTGCGCACAAAATCTTTTCTCCCTTCTTTTCTAGGGTACTTTCATCAAATAAGCaatcatacaaaacacatagcagaCTCTATATATTGCCTTCAAGATGAAGACTTACagatactttttcaattttcaaatgtCAAAGGTAGAAATAATATATACGTCTGCAAGAATCACATGGCAACAGTATTTTCAGTTAAGCTGCTGTCTCCTTGAAGCTCTTAGTCAACCATATTGCAGTTTCCCTCGGAGAAACCTTCTCCGGCCCAAATGGCTTCAACAACACGCCAAGCTCCTCAAACCTTTCTTCTTGTAGGAGTCGTGCACTGAACTCAAGCAGCCCTTCCAATGCCTCAGCACGTTGCTGGCATGAGGAGGTGTCAAAACGGCGCTGTTGTGACTCAGAAGAAGAACGACTTGAAACACCAGTTCGTGGATTATGCTCAGAGCATTCACTGCCATTCCCTGCAGCTCCATGGCTGGCATCAGTGAAACTAGGCTTGACAAAGTTTTTTTCCACTACTTGGACAGTGCACTTGTCCTTAGTAATTGAACAATTAGCACTATCTTGTGAGGTAGAAGAGCACTGTGCAGATGTTGATGAAGTTTGGCGGATTGGAAAGAGGGGGTCTTCAGAAGAAGCTAACGGGAATTCAGCCATCTTGTCAATCCGTGGGGCATTGACAGAAACATCTGGAGAGTCCATGCTGTGAAGGAAACCAACATTGGCTTTGTAAGGAGTTTCTGAAGCCACAACTCTTGTTGGCAATGGAAGAGATGCTCTTCGTGTTGGATGAATAGATCTTCTCACTGGAGTTTGTGACATCGGAAGCTGCAAACATAAGCATTTGGTTAAAATAATCAACCACTGACACATAACACAAAGACATGAGTACAAGACTCAATATTTTTCTCAAGAtggaaattttaagaaattgtaTCAAGCACTAGAAGTCATTGAATAAGAAAGCATCAGCCACCCCtagtaagaaaaagaaagaattctAGAGCTATATTCATGCATCTATACTTACTGAGTCGCGTTTTGAACCCATGTGGGATTTCCTTGATGGCAGTGTCTGTTTCCTTGGCGTAGCAAAAACTGTTCTCAGTGTCAAACTTGGGGTTTGTGAAACACTAGAAAACTTTGTGGTTATTGACTTGTCAATATCATATTCTTTGTACAGGCCACAACCAACAGATAATTCTATGAACTTTTGATTCAAGCCTGCGAATTCATCTGCTCTTTGAGAAGAACATAGGGAGTCTTGTTCAGTTCCAGATATACTAGGATTCAAGGTCCTGTCATTGCTGAATGACCTCCTCTTCTCTTTGACAGAATGAATAGAAATTGTTTCTGGCTCCACAAATCTTGTTCTCTTTATAATGTTGGAATCAGACCATTGAACTGGGAATGTATTCCGTCTAGGGCTATTCagttttaaatgaattttaagGATGTATGGTTGAAGATGTGGGTGAGTGAGCAACTCTGCAGCCTggcaaaaccaaaattatattttggtGAATAAGTATGAAGAAAGAATGCTGGAGTATATACATTTGAATAAAACATATTTTCGATCAAAAAGCTGTGGCAGTCAAACGACAACAAAGCTGTGGCAGTCATATGGAAGTGGCTCAGGCAACTGTATTGACAGTCCAGAGACACGTGCAATATTACTTCCATGACCATCAATTACTTTCAATGCCAAATCCAAATGCCTGATCAGATGAAAGAAAATACACTCCAGGTGCATCTCTTGTTTCAAATAATGATATTCTTGGACTGTCTCTTTGTTTCCATACCTACATGAATGtgttgataaatgaaaaaagtcttaaaacgaaaaaatagagcataCACTTGGTCTGAGTTCTGGATTTTTCCGCAGCATGCTTTTGATGAGCCCTCGACTGACCAATGAAATCAAGAAATGGGTCAGGGAAACCACAGAGGTGATCAAGGCCCATTAGTGTATGGAAAAGagtgcaaataattttttttttttttaaacagctGTTTATATAAAACCTAAATATTTATtgtatacttattttttttaaagtaaaagaGTGAAACAACATCGTTATTTTCTAATGAGATTGAAAATGTCAAGAAATTACATGACAGAAAACAATGTAGATGGATTTTTTATTCAGAACTTAAGCTTGTAATGCAGATGGAGAGGAAGAGGACTCACAATCCACCAGAATACATGGCTGGAAGGGGGGAAACAatagatttgtttattttgttaatcaGAGCTTGCATATCCTGTCCGGTAAAAGAAGACAGAAACACATGATGGTTATAGAAAGGGCAAGAAACCATTATAATTATACACAAAAATGGCCAGGGAAATAGAATCATTCATTATACTCTATAAAATAGAATCTACAACAACTCCAGTTGATTCTAATCACATCTAACAGAAAATTATCTTTCCACGGTTTAAAGTCATTATTAGGATCTCAAAGAGATGTATCTTATTGACAATTTGAAATCTTGGTAAACACCCTAATGCAGGAGAcgcaagaaaattattatttagtattatttttgtttgcaagtcaattgtatttttatgttttaggttcTAGTAatttattaggctattagtattttaattttggaagcaaggttatttttgtaataagacAATTTGGGTAtcctagccaattagaactaaggtttagcaatcctttataagtaacttattgtactccttgaggagatagttgatattttgatgaatgaaaaaatagttgtttggtctcttttggtttggtgctgactccaagccaGGCCCAAGTGTTGACTCCTAGGTcatatccctttattttattgttgtttcagTTTTGTTCTAGTTTGCGTCACACccaattttatgaaaaattttattttcataaaggATACATTTTAAGGTAGGCATTTCTTTTATTGCAATGCAAAACTAGAATTATTCATTACTTATTGAGTAATAAATCTAATTGCCAATTACATTGCAACACAATCAGAAAGGCATTCCAACCTCACTGTTTTACATGattcctttctttcttctttattcttCAATCTCCCCCTCCCCCACCAGTTTTTCCTTTCTGTTTCCTAGCCAATTTTTCTAACAATGGGTGTGAACAACTTTACAGCATTATGAGTATTTGCTCCAAGCTCAAAATCAATGCTTTCCAAACAGAATTAGCAcaaatcaaatcataacaaaCTCTTGTATAAGGTCCCATAAGGTCCAAAACTTGATTTACTGTCATTATCAAAGGGCTCCTGAAGCCTACTTAATTTGAGAGGGgaaaagaaggggggggggggggttggggtGGTTCAAAGTGATCATTACATTAAATGCCTTGTTACTTAACAATGTCACTATGTATGGAAAAGAGACAACTTGATTTACTGTCATCATCAAAGGGTTCCTGAAGCCGATTTAATTTgaggaaaaactaaaaaaggaGGGAGCGGGTTGATCATTACATTAAATGTCTTGTTACTTAAAAATGTCACTATGTATGGAAAAGAGATATTATAACAATAATCCATACTTTAAGTCACTGCAAGTCAGAAACTTACATAAGCTTTAAATGCAGGCCTGTGAGCAGTCATTTCATATATACAGCATCCTGGAATATGCATCATATTATATATGcacatgaaaagaaaattccAGCTAAAGTTCAACaatgattaaaatttaattcaCCTAAAGACCATATGTCTGATTTGGAACCATATGGTATATCAGCAAGAAGCTCAGGGCACATGTAGCTTGGGGTTCCCACAACCTGCACATGGAGAAGAAAATTCCCGGTAACTATACAAAGCAGAGGGTGGACAAAAGATGCATCCATATCTTCAATGATAATGACTTACCGAGGAAGCAAGATCGTCAGAAGTTAACATCTTAGCAAGGCCAAAATCACCTGTGACCAATATGTATTTTAAATTGGTAACACTAATTAAAATGTAGAGCTATAAAACAGGGCATATTTGAACAGATACAAAAACAAACTTACAAAGTTCAACAATAAAGGGATAAACAACTTACCTAGACGTATGTCTTGATCttttgttagaaatatatttGAGCACTGAAGCAATTTGGAACACCATCAGTGCAAATCAGCTTTTGGCTTTTCACATATAAAATCTAGCTAGATTTTCTCAGTCAGTTTGCCACTAACCTTGACATCACGGTGAAGAATATGGTTAGCATTCAAGTAATCAAGTGCCATGAGGAGTTGAACAAGCCACTTGCAAAGTTTCTGCACTtaccaaaatttcaagaatgaaACATAATAGAGTACCACAGTATTCACCCAAGTTTCTAACATAGaaagcctctttttttttttttttttcttttcttttctttttatgcatAACTTACACACCCCATGGGTCTTAAACTCACAACCTTACCCTCCATCTCATTATTGAAGGAAGAGGAAGcaccatttgagctagagctcattggctggtcaatcatatttcaaaaataataaaaaaaccagaCTCAAGTCATGTATCAACCTTCATTTAAACCTCAATACAGTTATGAGCCTGGTAATCAATTATGCCTTTAATACAGATGCCTCGATGCATTTCGTTCTGGCATCTTTTGCCCAAGCTCTACACATTTGTACTAGGTCtactatcaaatatatatatattaacaaaaagagaaagtaGAAGCCCAGCAGCTATATTGACAACCTCTTCAGGAAAATGAACACCATTGGCCCTTTTGATAGCCTCTGCCCTGTATAACAAATGGCAATTATGCTCTGAAAAATGCCAATAACAAATCACGTCCAAGCAGGTAGTGTAACATTCTATCAAATAACCGATTGAGCAAGAATTATAACTTACATGTCTCCTCCTTCACAATATCCTATGACAATGCATACAAAGCAACCCTGGAAGTGAAAAGACTAAAATATCAAATGTAGAACTGGTAATAAATGATATGTTCCCTAAATGCTTGGGGGgtcataataaaaaatttacaaggcTTCATTAGAAGTAAAACAATTAAAGCACAAATTGATGCTAACCCTTTCCACCCAGGAATCTTTGTACTCTACAATAAATGGATTCCGTACTTTAGAAATAAACTCCATCTGCAGaattaagaaagaagaaagcatATTACAAGCTAAAATCATAGATAGAGGTACAATAAAGTCATCATTCTTTTAAATACCAACCATTAGGGAACATTATGTGTTTTAGTAGTTAGTATATCTTATGAAGAACCATATCAGGATCCAAACATCAAGCAAATATAAGACTTGATATTTTTCCCAAAAGCACCAAATAAGACTTGATGGATGGTTCCCATTTATGTTTATACAATCAATTGACAACAAAATATCTTTCAGTATTGAACAATGACTCCTAAATTTCACCTTTCAAAAATTTCCTAGCTTAAGAGAAACAAATTCCGGCAGTCCATTAAACCTTATATGGAGAGAGATAATGACCTTGATAATAGCTGTTTTCATTTTcagaaaatgaagaataaaatgAAAACACTGACCTCCTGGTGCGCAGATCTGCGAGACCTATCAGTCTGGCGAGCAAGACGGATCTTTTTCAACACATACCtgaattaaaaacaaacattttcacCTCGAACATAGTTCAACtctcaaatcaaattttaaaacataaacaGTAAGTGTCctcacttctttttttcatgtCTATGCCTCACAAGAAGAGCAGAACCAAAAGAACCTTTCCCAATCTGCTCTAAAATTTCATATTGCTCCATTATATGTGTTCCCACTCTCCCCACTTGGGGTCTCCTTCTTAATGTGCTTTCAGTCCTAGCAAGTATTCATAGAAACATATAAATATGAAGGATCATACACAGATATTATAACAAGAAGGAATAGTGAGATAATGGCTATATTCTCCAATgatagataaaattaaaaattaaaaaaaaaaaaaaaaacaattaacatTATGTTTACTAGCTAAACATATATCTATTATagcctttcaaaaaaaaaaaaaaaacatatatctaCTACAGAAATACAAATAAAACCAAGCCGAGAGTACAGTAAATTTACAAAAAGTATCACCTGAACCCCACACCACTTACTGACCTGCTTAAGAATGTACTTTACATGTCACATGACATTACCACATGCCACAAGAAGGCATATACATGTCCCATGATTTGAAGACCACGGCATAACTATACAGTAGATGTCCCAAGGGTTTAACTAGCAGGTTGATGAGGACAAGGAAGAGctcaaggaaaaagaagattaaaTATACAAAGATTCAAGAATTGTGGTTTAGTTTTGATGTCGGACCTTCTTTGCACCTTTGATAGGTCATTTTAGTTATTAGTATTGAGTCTTTTAGGTTGAGAAGCTGTTGGATcagttttaattaagttttattagaataagggcaatttggtaatttccAAAAATCTGGAAAAGGGCTGTCCTTGGCCACACCAAAGGCCCATGagtcttattttatgtttacgTATTAATaagtcttttatttaattattattagtatttctATTTATTCTAGGAATAGGTTATTTAGAGTTCAAGTCTTACTAGGAAAAGGATAACTATAGCCTCTATATAAAGACTCTTTTGTAGTCATGTTATTGTAgaatattttgattaataaaattcagcAGCTTATTTTAAGCTTTGTTTGTGTGATGCAAACTTCTCCGAGGTGTGATACCAAGGAACCCTAAGTGTGATGCTTAAGAAGACCTAGGTGTGATTGTCtagtgttttatttatgttattttctatttatccCATGTTTCAACCCCAAATAGTCGTCAACATTCATTCTCTTCTAAcctaacgctctgtttgtttcgctAGAAAACCTTctgtaaagataattttccacattttccaatgtttagtaacacaacaaaaaaaaaaaaaactgatcaatagaaaattatctttagttaacgaaaaacccaataaaaataagacttattttctataggttgttttcccaaaaaaaaaaaatttggaaaacaatctctttctcatgcattgcatctccTACAAATATTATCTTCGTCTGTAACCAtgggaaacataattttttggtgccttctctctctcatggtcTCACTTTTCCTCTCTTCCCCTTGCTTTTTCTCTTCTCACACCCTCACTATTACTAACTCTAGTCTCTTCTCTtcccatagatctctctctctctctaactgtctctcttctctcttttctccatGTTTCTCTTCCCCTCTGTACAATTctctgattagatttttttttccttcactgatTGGTCAATAGCTCCGACTTGTAAAGGAGAAAAAATTTGCAGcgataattatttcattcctctctaccaaaatcccaattctttacttttaatttcaagcttgattttattttttctctaagaattttttggtttgataGATTCCAGGTAGAAGTTATTTCTTTTTCGTACAtgaagttcaaaaaaaaaataataaaaaaaaaaagaagaagaaagaatgaatgaagtaataggtgaaaattttaaacatagtacCTATAttgctctaaattgcttttacatgggataatctttaccatgagctaataatattgttatataa
Coding sequences within:
- the LOC142611686 gene encoding serine/threonine-protein kinase Nek2 → MEQYEILEQIGKGSFGSALLVRHRHEKKKYVLKKIRLARQTDRSRRSAHQEMEFISKVRNPFIVEYKDSWVERGCFVCIVIGYCEGGDMAEAIKRANGVHFPEEKLCKWLVQLLMALDYLNANHILHRDVKCSNIFLTKDQDIRLGDFGLAKMLTSDDLASSVVGTPSYMCPELLADIPYGSKSDIWSLGCCIYEMTAHRPAFKAYDMQALINKINKSIVSPLPAMYSGGFRGLIKSMLRKNPELRPSAAELLTHPHLQPYILKIHLKLNSPRRNTFPVQWSDSNIIKRTRFVEPETISIHSVKEKRRSFSNDRTLNPSISGTEQDSLCSSQRADEFAGLNQKFIELSVGCGLYKEYDIDKSITTKFSSVSQTPSLTLRTVFATPRKQTLPSRKSHMGSKRDSLPMSQTPVRRSIHPTRRASLPLPTRVVASETPYKANVGFLHSMDSPDVSVNAPRIDKMAEFPLASSEDPLFPIRQTSSTSAQCSSTSQDSANCSITKDKCTVQVVEKNFVKPSFTDASHGAAGNGSECSEHNPRTGVSSRSSSESQQRRFDTSSCQQRAEALEGLLEFSARLLQEERFEELGVLLKPFGPEKVSPRETAIWLTKSFKETAA
- the LOC142612887 gene encoding uncharacterized protein LOC142612887 isoform X2, which produces MDEETELIEEEELYELHYSDLMLVSEQLSQSRQIGEIMKALGPTGPGLLSITGVPNPTTSLRRHLLPLARNLALLSPDHRLRILKEHNLGSDVPLKDPDRSVSSFAMQLRYEQGLESVQSKPSHSVDTLLSSEQEHLDVGTMGEIQDSEFKNLGNTFRKLGFCMMDLGLRIARICDKAIGGQELEQSLMESCAAKGRLIHYHSALDNLVLREAGESKATTKRQANGRRDDKNSTRNRQGQSKGAVNLDSNGSEVGSSGIHSNLWQQWHYDYGIFTVLTSPLFLSSQATEPNDPFSLSCNEECPSPSGHTYLQIFNPYKNNVCVVKASPESFIIQPAWNKTFSISDYPMKQFMSCHEETNHSDNKLTQEIGKIIPPLSSRLKDGMTFAEFSRETTKQYYGGSGLQSNR
- the LOC142612887 gene encoding uncharacterized protein LOC142612887 isoform X1; its protein translation is MDEETELIEEEELYELHYSDLMLVSEQLSQSRQIGEIMKALGPTGPGLLSITGVPNPTTSLRRHLLPLARNLALLSPDHRLRILKEHNLGSDVPLKDPDRSVSSFAMQLRYEQGLESVQSKPSHSVDTLLSSEQEHLDVGTMGEIQDSEFKNLGNTFRKLGFCMMDLGLRIARICDKAIGGQELEQSLMESCAAKGRLIHYHSALDNLVLREAGESKATTKRQANGRRDDKNSTRNRQGQSKGAVNLDSNGSEVGSSGIHSNLWQQWHYDYGIFTVLTSPLFLSSQATEPNDPFSLSCNEECPSPSGHTYLQIFNPYKNNVCVVKASPESFIIQVGESADIISKGKLRSTLHSVFRPSKLGSLSRETFVVFLQPAWNKTFSISDYPMKQFMSCHEETNHSDNKLTQEIGKIIPPLSSRLKDGMTFAEFSRETTKQYYGGSGLQSNR